One genomic region from Lysobacterales bacterium encodes:
- a CDS encoding efflux RND transporter permease subunit → MSLLERLITHHPLANIAFAVVLVMGAIAYATMPREQDPEINFNWLNITTALPGASAEDVEAKITNPLEDALRNVQDVRWVISSSREGVSNILVRFREIDERTFDKRVNDVRREIQNKANAELPVEALDPDILEITSANGFPTAMVVLRGQADDEHLRFAARSVREDIERISGVDRVLALGFRDPELRVEFDPQALAARGVNAVQLADALRGWFRDVFAGKQDASDAEWLVRVAGAVPDVERLAGFELPLADGSPVRLDTLAEVRRVSQRPRQLVGTEGQPAVLMSITKIGGSNTLELVDRLREYVERKNAVLAGTGLSLVLSDDQSLPTRDALAIMQDNALVGLILVLGVCWLFLGSRISAMVALGVVFSIAGTFILLDITGNSLNVSVLLGIVIVLGMLVDDAVVVVEAMYYRMQRGTDALQAGLESLREVGLPVLAAVATTVAAFLPLMLLPGILGQFMFVIPFVVTVGLTVSLIEAVWMLPAHVVALGPKALSASRSQAWRERWTHALRVKYTRALIHVMRKPVPYLSGAFALFVAALLAILIGWKFNSGPVRFNFFAFDPIRLFYVNVDLPPTTPIEESIQHTLTVEQIVRRHLREGEARSVVSMAGIKFTPDEAVFGDRYGQIAVSLNPATEDARLIDEIIEAMREDVESAPVPAALSFLKLSGGPPTGKAISVKVRADDPAELAAAAERVKQIVKGIEGTRDISDDASPGRSELTLEVDVAAAREAGLDPAAVARLVRLHVDGEVVADLRDRGEKVELRVQARPQRLDRVEALLAQPVALPGGGSTVLGALVKAETRTSADLIKHWNFRRAITVEADLDLDVNNAVAAAQTLREHWETVRAAYPNTDLDFSGQLDDINESLAAMGPLGLLGIGLIYLILAAQFRSYWQPLLILVTVPLALVGVTLGVVVSGNPVSLYTLYGAIALIGISVNGAIVLIDAANSRRAAGMRTLHAAIYAARRRVIAIAMTTGTTIAGLFSLAMGFAGESLLWGPVASAIVWGLAFSSVLTLFVVPVLYRQFMKGLPPSRLHRRGVPA, encoded by the coding sequence ATGAGCCTGCTCGAACGCCTCATCACCCACCATCCGCTGGCCAATATCGCCTTCGCCGTGGTGCTGGTGATGGGCGCGATCGCTTACGCGACCATGCCGCGCGAGCAGGATCCGGAAATCAACTTCAACTGGCTGAACATCACGACTGCCCTGCCCGGCGCCTCCGCCGAGGACGTCGAAGCCAAGATCACCAATCCGCTGGAAGATGCCCTGCGCAATGTGCAGGACGTGCGCTGGGTGATCAGCTCTTCGCGCGAGGGGGTCAGCAACATCCTGGTGCGCTTTCGCGAGATCGACGAGCGCACCTTCGACAAGCGCGTCAACGATGTGCGCCGCGAGATCCAGAACAAGGCCAATGCCGAGCTGCCGGTCGAGGCGCTGGACCCGGACATCCTCGAAATCACCTCGGCGAACGGATTCCCCACCGCCATGGTGGTGCTGCGCGGCCAGGCCGATGACGAGCACCTGCGCTTCGCTGCGCGCAGCGTGCGCGAGGACATTGAGCGCATAAGCGGCGTCGACCGCGTGCTGGCGCTGGGCTTTCGCGATCCCGAGCTGCGGGTCGAGTTCGACCCGCAGGCGCTCGCCGCGCGCGGAGTGAATGCGGTGCAGCTGGCGGACGCGCTGCGCGGCTGGTTCCGCGACGTCTTCGCGGGCAAGCAGGATGCCAGCGATGCCGAATGGCTGGTGCGCGTGGCCGGCGCCGTGCCCGACGTGGAGCGCCTCGCGGGCTTCGAGCTGCCGCTCGCCGACGGCAGCCCGGTGCGGCTCGACACCTTGGCCGAGGTGCGCCGGGTCAGCCAGCGCCCGCGCCAGCTGGTCGGCACCGAAGGCCAGCCAGCCGTGCTGATGTCGATAACCAAGATCGGCGGCAGCAACACCCTGGAACTGGTTGACCGGCTGCGCGAGTACGTCGAACGCAAGAATGCCGTGCTGGCCGGCACGGGGCTGTCGCTGGTGCTGAGTGACGACCAGTCCCTGCCGACCCGCGACGCGCTGGCGATCATGCAGGACAACGCCCTGGTCGGCCTGATCCTGGTGCTGGGGGTGTGCTGGCTGTTTCTGGGTTCGCGCATCTCGGCGATGGTGGCGCTCGGCGTGGTGTTCTCGATCGCCGGCACCTTCATCCTGCTGGACATCACCGGCAACTCGCTCAACGTCTCGGTACTGCTCGGCATCGTCATCGTGCTGGGCATGCTGGTCGACGATGCTGTGGTCGTGGTCGAAGCGATGTACTACCGCATGCAGCGCGGAACCGACGCACTTCAGGCCGGGCTCGAAAGCCTGCGCGAGGTCGGGCTGCCGGTGCTGGCCGCCGTGGCCACCACCGTGGCGGCCTTCCTGCCGCTGATGCTGCTGCCGGGCATCCTGGGCCAATTCATGTTCGTCATTCCCTTCGTGGTCACGGTGGGACTGACGGTGAGCCTGATCGAGGCCGTGTGGATGCTGCCCGCACACGTCGTCGCATTGGGCCCGAAGGCGCTCAGCGCGTCACGCAGCCAGGCCTGGCGCGAGCGCTGGACGCATGCGCTGCGGGTCAAGTACACGCGCGCGCTGATCCACGTCATGCGCAAGCCTGTGCCCTACCTGAGCGGTGCCTTCGCCCTGTTCGTCGCTGCACTGCTGGCGATCTTGATCGGGTGGAAATTCAACAGCGGCCCCGTGCGCTTCAACTTCTTCGCCTTCGATCCGATCCGGCTGTTCTACGTCAACGTCGACCTGCCGCCGACCACGCCGATCGAGGAGAGCATCCAGCACACGCTGACGGTGGAGCAGATCGTGCGACGGCACCTGCGCGAGGGCGAGGCCCGCTCGGTGGTGTCGATGGCAGGCATCAAGTTCACCCCGGACGAAGCGGTGTTTGGCGATCGCTACGGCCAGATCGCGGTGTCGCTCAATCCCGCGACCGAGGACGCGCGCCTGATCGACGAGATCATCGAAGCCATGCGCGAGGACGTCGAGTCGGCCCCCGTGCCTGCGGCGCTGTCCTTCCTCAAGCTGAGCGGCGGCCCGCCCACCGGCAAAGCCATCAGCGTCAAGGTGCGCGCCGACGATCCCGCAGAGCTGGCGGCCGCCGCCGAGCGGGTGAAGCAGATCGTCAAGGGCATCGAAGGCACCCGCGACATCAGCGACGATGCCAGCCCCGGGCGCAGCGAGCTGACCCTCGAAGTCGACGTGGCCGCCGCCCGTGAGGCCGGGCTGGACCCGGCCGCGGTGGCGCGCCTGGTACGCCTGCATGTCGACGGCGAAGTGGTGGCCGACCTGCGCGACCGCGGCGAGAAGGTCGAACTGCGCGTGCAGGCGCGGCCGCAGCGGCTGGATCGGGTCGAAGCCCTGCTGGCCCAGCCGGTGGCCTTGCCCGGCGGCGGCAGCACCGTGCTGGGCGCCCTGGTGAAGGCTGAGACGCGCACCAGTGCCGACCTGATCAAGCACTGGAACTTCCGCCGCGCGATCACCGTCGAGGCCGATCTCGATCTCGACGTGAACAATGCAGTGGCGGCGGCGCAGACCCTGCGCGAGCACTGGGAGACCGTGCGCGCGGCCTACCCGAACACCGACCTCGACTTCTCCGGCCAGCTCGACGACATCAACGAATCGCTGGCGGCGATGGGGCCGCTGGGCCTGCTCGGCATCGGTCTCATCTATCTCATCCTGGCCGCGCAGTTCCGCAGCTACTGGCAGCCCTTGCTGATCCTCGTCACTGTGCCCTTGGCACTCGTCGGCGTGACCCTGGGCGTGGTCGTCTCGGGCAACCCGGTCTCGCTGTACACCCTGTACGGCGCGATCGCCCTGATCGGCATTTCGGTGAACGGTGCGATCGTGCTGATCGATGCGGCCAACAGCCGCCGCGCTGCCGGCATGCGCACCCTGCACGCGGCGATCTACGCCGCCCGCCGCCGCGTAATCGCGATCGCCATGACCACCGGCACCACCATCGCCGGCCTGTTCTCGCTGGCGATGGGCTTTGCCGGCGAGAGCCTGCTGTGGGGCCCCGTGGCCTCAGCGATCGTCTGGGGTCTGGCCTTCTCCAGCGTGCTCACCCTGTTCGTGGTGCCGGTGCTGTACCGGCAGTTCATGAAGGGCTTGCCGCCGAGTCGGCTGCACCGCAGAGGCGTGCCGGCCTGA
- a CDS encoding efflux RND transporter periplasmic adaptor subunit, producing the protein MRTHVAIRLAFAAAASAHGLAALLLAASLAAGAVHAQNDAASLIELQPIESLALPDRQTASAAVLAPNDALIAAEVAAAVSAVHTDAGRSVERGALLVSLDERDARLALQQAEAQLRAAQARLTLATQRAERGRRLRAERHLSEDELLALETGLDAAQAELELARAARDIAARQLEKCAVRAPFAGVVLERQAQVGALAAPGTPLLRLVSTAAPEVEARLAPEAAARLEGGREIVFVTAGQRYPLRLEALSPLLERSARTRLARFAFTADTAPAGSTGQIEWTSAALLLPAELMVKRGGQLGAFIDAAGAARFVPAEGAEEGRPFRLEVPAGTRVVRRGQQGLNEGDALPVLEP; encoded by the coding sequence ATGCGCACACATGTCGCTATTCGTTTGGCCTTCGCAGCGGCTGCGTCTGCCCATGGGCTTGCCGCGCTGCTGCTGGCCGCGTCGCTGGCAGCCGGCGCTGTGCACGCGCAGAACGACGCCGCAAGCCTCATCGAGCTGCAGCCGATCGAGTCGCTCGCCCTGCCCGATCGGCAGACCGCCAGCGCAGCGGTGCTGGCGCCGAACGATGCGCTGATCGCCGCCGAAGTCGCGGCCGCGGTATCCGCGGTGCACACCGACGCCGGCCGCAGCGTCGAGCGCGGCGCCCTGCTGGTGAGCCTCGACGAACGCGACGCCCGGCTGGCGCTGCAGCAGGCCGAGGCACAGCTTCGCGCCGCGCAGGCGCGTCTGACGCTGGCGACGCAGCGGGCCGAGCGCGGCCGCCGCTTGCGCGCCGAACGCCACCTCAGCGAAGACGAACTGCTGGCGCTGGAAACCGGCCTCGACGCCGCCCAGGCCGAGCTCGAACTGGCGCGCGCAGCGCGCGACATCGCGGCACGGCAGCTGGAGAAGTGCGCGGTCCGCGCCCCCTTTGCCGGTGTGGTTCTGGAGCGCCAGGCCCAGGTCGGCGCGCTCGCGGCACCGGGCACGCCGCTGCTGCGACTGGTATCCACCGCGGCCCCCGAAGTGGAAGCCCGGCTCGCGCCAGAAGCCGCCGCCCGGCTCGAAGGCGGGCGCGAAATCGTCTTCGTGACGGCCGGCCAGCGCTACCCGCTGCGGCTCGAAGCGCTGTCGCCGCTGCTGGAACGCAGCGCGCGCACGCGGCTCGCGCGCTTCGCTTTCACCGCCGACACCGCGCCTGCGGGCAGCACCGGCCAGATCGAGTGGACCAGCGCGGCCCTGCTGCTGCCTGCCGAACTGATGGTCAAGCGGGGCGGCCAGCTGGGCGCCTTTATCGATGCGGCCGGCGCTGCGCGCTTCGTCCCCGCCGAGGGCGCCGAAGAAGGCCGACCCTTCCGACTTGAGGTGCCTGCCGGCACGCGCGTGGTCCGTCGCGGCCAGCAGGGCCTGAACGAGGGCGACGCGCTGCCGGTGCTCGAACCATGA
- a CDS encoding DUF3526 domain-containing protein: MSTIVAAAVGVQRPRAFALLRRELRLLLRARMAVFALLVLGTLSLAASWNGARQMDAQRARIAEAQALQAESSALVLARYGASGDAGNLAYHRSVLAWDEPAALGFSAVGQRDIAPWLMRVRALGLEAQIYEGEHANPALALTGRFDFAFVLVYLTPLVLIALLHDLFSAEREAGRLALLRALPAAGGGLWWRRAGLRTALVLLALCLPVLPFAISSGAAATALVSLIGLCTLYVLFWAGLCLAVASARGGSGAHAARLVGLWLLLCLVLPSLGQAALQRALPVDSGLELMLAQREEVHAGWDRPKPETFARFFVDHPEWRDTPPVETRFHWKWYYALQHAGDLAVREASAEYRERLRQRERSTHQLGWLLPAVATQAALHRLAESDLEAHLQFLDRVRDLHRALRLQLYPYVFEERAWTIEDEGKVPRYADTTEAPAAPLGLLGMLALWALAMLALGARGLRRSVA, from the coding sequence GCGTCCACGCGCGTTCGCGCTGCTGCGCCGTGAGCTGCGCCTGCTGCTGCGCGCGCGCATGGCGGTGTTCGCCCTGCTGGTGCTGGGCACGCTCAGCCTTGCCGCCAGCTGGAACGGGGCGCGGCAGATGGACGCGCAGCGCGCGCGCATCGCCGAAGCCCAGGCCCTGCAGGCCGAGAGCAGCGCCCTGGTGCTGGCCCGCTATGGCGCCAGCGGCGACGCCGGCAATCTCGCCTATCACCGCTCTGTTCTGGCCTGGGACGAACCCGCCGCGCTCGGCTTCAGCGCCGTGGGTCAGCGCGACATCGCGCCCTGGCTCATGCGGGTCCGCGCGCTGGGGCTGGAAGCGCAGATCTACGAGGGCGAGCACGCCAACCCGGCGCTGGCGCTGACCGGTCGCTTCGACTTCGCCTTCGTGCTCGTGTATTTGACGCCGCTGGTGCTGATCGCCTTGCTGCACGACCTGTTCAGCGCCGAACGCGAAGCGGGACGACTGGCGCTGCTGCGCGCGCTGCCCGCGGCCGGGGGCGGATTGTGGTGGCGACGCGCGGGGCTGCGCACCGCGCTGGTGCTGCTGGCGCTGTGTCTGCCCGTGCTGCCGTTCGCGATCAGCAGCGGCGCCGCCGCCACAGCCCTGGTGAGCCTGATCGGCCTCTGCACGCTCTACGTTCTGTTCTGGGCGGGGCTGTGCCTCGCCGTCGCCAGCGCCCGCGGCGGCTCCGGCGCGCACGCCGCCCGCCTGGTCGGGCTGTGGCTGCTGCTCTGTCTGGTGCTGCCCAGCCTGGGGCAGGCGGCCCTGCAGCGCGCGCTACCGGTCGACAGCGGCCTGGAGCTGATGCTGGCCCAACGCGAAGAAGTGCATGCCGGCTGGGACCGCCCCAAGCCCGAGACCTTCGCGCGCTTCTTTGTCGACCACCCGGAGTGGCGCGACACCCCGCCGGTCGAGACGCGCTTCCACTGGAAGTGGTACTACGCCCTGCAGCACGCTGGCGATCTTGCCGTGCGCGAGGCCAGCGCGGAGTACCGAGAGCGCTTGCGTCAGCGCGAGCGGAGCACCCACCAGCTGGGCTGGCTGCTGCCCGCCGTCGCCACGCAGGCAGCCCTGCACCGGTTGGCCGAGAGCGATCTCGAAGCCCATCTGCAGTTTCTGGATCGGGTGCGCGACCTGCACCGCGCGCTGCGCCTGCAGCTGTACCCCTACGTGTTCGAAGAGCGCGCCTGGACGATCGAGGATGAAGGCAAAGTGCCGCGCTACGCGGACACCACCGAAGCACCCGCCGCGCCCCTGGGCCTGCTCGGCATGCTGGCCCTGTGGGCGCTGGCGATGCTTGCGCTCGGGGCGCGTGGACTGCGCAGGAGCGTCGCCTAA